A stretch of Candidatus Brocadiaceae bacterium DNA encodes these proteins:
- a CDS encoding helix-turn-helix transcriptional regulator: MKEKREGLGLSLREASRLSGVSHTHIRDIEAGRSVPSFEMVIKFLGAYGVAVEVFLRETGYLSPRGEPEGMGTVRRVPVIS, translated from the coding sequence ATGAAGGAAAAAAGAGAGGGTTTGGGGTTGTCTCTCAGGGAGGCGTCAAGGCTTTCCGGAGTTTCCCATACACACATACGGGATATAGAAGCAGGCAGAAGTGTCCCCTCTTTTGAAATGGTGATAAAGTTTCTTGGCGCTTACGGGGTAGCTGTAGAGGTATTCCTACGGGAGACGGGATATTTGTCGCCTCGTGGAGAACCGGAAGGGATGGGGACGGTACGGCGTGTACCGGTAATTTCATGA
- a CDS encoding BrnT family toxin — translation MPYQWDTEKADSNLKKHGIDFADAVGVFEDEWALTMKEHYVGNEQRFVTIGMDFLNRILVAVYTYRNNDIRLISARTATKREREMYERKRV, via the coding sequence ATGCCTTACCAATGGGACACAGAAAAAGCAGATTCTAATTTAAAAAAACACGGTATAGATTTCGCTGATGCAGTTGGAGTATTTGAAGATGAGTGGGCATTGACCATGAAAGAACATTATGTTGGGAACGAGCAGCGTTTTGTGACTATTGGAATGGATTTTCTTAATCGTATACTTGTTGCTGTATACACATACAGAAACAATGATATACGGCTAATTTCAGCACGCACAGCCACAAAAAGAGAAAGGGAAATGTATGAAAGAAAAAGAGTATGA
- a CDS encoding BrnA antitoxin family protein → MKEKEYDFNDAEQGAIVKPARGKTRITIRIDTDILNWFRHQIHKDGGGNYQTLINDVLREHIQQTNSTLEGKLRKVIREELKVFVK, encoded by the coding sequence ATGAAAGAAAAAGAGTATGATTTTAACGATGCAGAACAGGGTGCAATAGTAAAACCTGCAAGAGGAAAGACTCGTATCACTATACGTATTGACACTGACATTTTAAATTGGTTCCGACACCAGATTCATAAGGATGGTGGTGGCAACTATCAAACATTAATCAATGATGTGTTGCGAGAGCATATTCAGCAAACGAATAGTACCCTTGAAGGAAAACTGCGTAAGGTAATCCGGGAAGAACTCAAAGTGTTTGTGAAATAA
- a CDS encoding transposase, which translates to MARPLRIEYPGAFYHITTRGVGRQDIFFDEADKQMFLEKLGEVQEKWGLVVHGYCLMSNHYHLELETLEGNLSRSMQWLNHVYAGYINRKYKRVGHLFQGRFKSILIEAETHLHVLTRYIHLNPVRAGIVKHPIEYKWSSYREYRGMRKCPKWLEVKRTLERFGRSQKEQRKEYCKFVETENEEYPLKEWTFGAILGTIQFVERMREKLGNRKEVRNDAEISGMVYARPCPKIDEISEAVRGAYGIPKEELCVKGHKGNESRDVAIYLSKKYSRCTCDEIGKYFGGIRPSAVSLGSRRVIERMKSDKRFLNKIKQLEVRITNR; encoded by the coding sequence ATGGCAAGACCATTACGTATTGAGTATCCAGGGGCTTTCTATCATATCACAACAAGAGGCGTTGGACGACAGGACATATTTTTTGATGAAGCGGATAAGCAGATGTTTTTAGAAAAATTAGGAGAGGTGCAAGAGAAGTGGGGTCTTGTTGTTCATGGGTATTGTTTGATGTCAAATCATTACCATCTTGAGCTAGAAACTTTAGAGGGCAATTTAAGCAGATCAATGCAATGGTTAAACCATGTATATGCAGGATACATAAATAGGAAGTATAAACGGGTAGGCCATTTGTTCCAGGGAAGGTTTAAGAGTATACTCATAGAAGCGGAAACCCATTTGCATGTATTAACGCGTTATATTCACCTAAATCCGGTAAGGGCAGGTATAGTGAAGCATCCCATAGAGTATAAATGGTCAAGCTACCGCGAGTATAGAGGCATGCGAAAATGTCCAAAGTGGCTCGAAGTGAAAAGAACTCTTGAAAGATTTGGACGTTCGCAAAAGGAGCAGAGAAAGGAATATTGTAAATTTGTAGAGACAGAAAATGAAGAATATCCATTAAAAGAATGGACCTTTGGAGCGATATTAGGAACGATACAGTTTGTAGAACGCATGAGAGAGAAACTGGGGAATAGAAAGGAAGTAAGGAATGATGCAGAGATATCAGGTATGGTATATGCACGCCCATGTCCAAAAATAGATGAAATAAGCGAAGCAGTGCGTGGAGCATACGGAATCCCTAAGGAAGAATTGTGTGTTAAGGGACACAAAGGCAATGAAAGTCGTGATGTGGCAATATATTTATCGAAAAAGTATTCAAGATGTACGTGTGATGAAATAGGTAAATATTTTGGAGGTATTCGACCTTCAGCAGTGAGTTTGGGGAGCAGGCGAGTAATTGAGCGGATGAAGTCGGATAAGAGGTTTTTGAATAAGATTAAACAACTAGAGGTTCGTATAACAAATCGATAA